The genomic DNA ATTACCGATAAGATGCCCGCTGATATGCAGGTTATTTTCGAGCCGGACTTTTCCGCCGCTGCTCGTGACGTCGTATCCGTAGTAGAGCCTGGAGATGTGGTACTGACCATCGGCGCTGGCTCGGTAACTATGGTGGCCGCAGAAATCCTCGACGAATTGCGGGCGAGCTAGTGCGCGTATCCTTAAAGCTCATCGCCGGGATAGTCGCTGCTGTTGTTGCAGTTGCCCTCATCGCCGGAATCGTGTTGTGGACGGTGCCCATCCTTAAGGTGCGAAATTTCCAGGTGGAAGGCCTCCATCAGCTGGATCCGGCGCAGGTAGAAGAGGCCGCCGGTGTCCCCGAGGGCGAAAACTTGCTGCGCGTCAATGCGCGCGAGGCAGCTTCCGGTGTGGCCGGATTGGATTGGGTCGATTCGGCGACCGTCTCCCGCGATTTTCCCTCGACCTTGACCATTAATGTGGCCGAGCACAAGGCCGTGGCTTTTGTAAAGCGCGATAATAAGCCCATCCTGATCGATGATAAAGGCGAGGAATTTACTTCCGCGGAGCCTCCCGCCGGCGCAGTCGAAGTAACTGGTTCCGTCGATAGCGGTTCTTCCCAAACCCAGGACGCGGTGCGCGCCATTGCAGCGCTCTCAGACGAGGTGCGCAACCAGGTCGCAACACTCGAGGTGGCCGATCAATATTCTCTCACCTTCACTACCAAGGACGGCCGCCGCGTCTTCTGGGGCGCGAGCGACTCCAATGATGAGGACAAGTCGCATGCTTTTGCCACGGTGTTGAAGATGGAGGGCCGCGAATGGAATATCTCCAACCCTGAGTTGGTCACCACCCGCGGATAGGGGCTGGGTGCCCCCACACGCACTTGTTATCTTTTTTTCGGCTCGGTGCGGCACCGCTTAGGCGCGTGCGCTGCACGGGCCTTTTTCTCTGCCCGCAACCTGGGGCGGATGATACGGGTGTGACTAACAAAACCGCAGGTAAGAAACCCTAAAGTGGAACTTGAGGGTCTCGACACGCGGAAAATGTGCGTGAAAATTACACGGCTGTCGTTAAAGATGGAGAGGAACGCGATTCGCCTTCGGCGGAACGCATTACATTCCTCGTTTAATGCACGTGCAGACATACAGTAGCGAAAGGTGAGACCTACTCACATGATCTCTTCCAATAACAATCTCGCGGATATCAAGGTCGTCGGCGTCGGCGGTGGTGGCGTCAACGCCGTCAACCGCATGATTGAAGAAGGCCTCAAGGGCGTCCAATTCGTCGCCATCAATACGGACTCCCAGGCCCTCATCTTCTCCGATGCCGACACCAAGCTCGACATCGGCCGCGAGGCCACCCGCGGCCTTGGCGCCGGCGCTAACCCTGAGGTGGGCAAGACCTCTGCAGAAGACCACAAGTCCGAAATTGAAGACGCCCTGCAGGGCTCCGATATGGTCTTCGTGACTGCCGGCGAAGGCGGCGGAACCGGCACCGGTGCTGCTCCGGTTGTGGCGTCCATCGCGAAGAAGATGGGTGCCCTGACCGTCGGTGTGGTTACGCGCCCGTTCAAGTTCGAGGGTGCCCGCCGTACCCGCCAGGCCATGTCTGGCATCGAGGAGCTGCGCGAGGTCTGCGATACCCTCATTGTCATCCCGAATGACCGCCTGATGCAGCTCGGTGGGGAAGAACTGTCCATCGTCGAAGCTTTCCGCGCCGCCGATGAGGTGCTGCACAATGGTGTGCAGGGTATTACCAACTTGATCACCATCCCGGGCATGATCAACGTCGACTTTGCTGACGTCCGCTCCGTCATGTCCGATGCCGGCTCTGCGCTTATGGGTATCGGTTCCGCCCGCGGCGATGACCGCGCTATGACCGCTGCCGAGCAGGCCATTAACTCCCCGCTACTAGAATCCACGATGGAAGGCGCTAAGGGCGTGCTGCTCTCTATCGCCGGTGGTTCCGACCTCGGCCTGCACGAGGTTAATGCCGCGGCTTCCATGGTGGAAGAGCGTGCCGACGAAGACGTCAACCTCATCTTCGGTACCATCATCGACGACACCTTGGGCGATGAAATCCGCATCACGATCATCGCCACCGGCTTTGACGCCGAGGCCAATATGGCGCAAGCCGCGGCACAGCAGCAGCCGCAGCAGGAGCAGCGCAAGCCGGGTTCGCTTTTTGATAACCGTCAGCGCGAAGCGGCAGAGCCCGTCACCCCAGCTCCGGCACAGCCTGCTGCCGCTCAGCCGGTACAGGACGATTACTCCCCGCGCCACTCCTACGAGCCGCGCGCCGGTCAGGACCGTGAGCGCTATACTCCGGAGCGCCCAGCCGAGGAGCGTCGCCCCGAGTCCAGCGGTCTGTTCACCAACTCTGACCGTTTCTCCCGGGAGGAGCGCCGCGATGATTACCGTTTGTCCCGCCCATCCCAGCGCCGCGATGATGACGGTGACGACGACCTCGACGTGCCTTCCTTCATGCGCTAAGCGCAAAGCGCTACGCTGGTGTGCATGCCAGTAAACGAGGAACATCGCACCAAACGCCCCGTTCGCATGGTTTTTACTAGCCGTGCC from Corynebacterium tuberculostearicum includes the following:
- a CDS encoding cell division protein FtsQ/DivIB encodes the protein MRVSLKLIAGIVAAVVAVALIAGIVLWTVPILKVRNFQVEGLHQLDPAQVEEAAGVPEGENLLRVNAREAASGVAGLDWVDSATVSRDFPSTLTINVAEHKAVAFVKRDNKPILIDDKGEEFTSAEPPAGAVEVTGSVDSGSSQTQDAVRAIAALSDEVRNQVATLEVADQYSLTFTTKDGRRVFWGASDSNDEDKSHAFATVLKMEGREWNISNPELVTTRG
- the ftsZ gene encoding cell division protein FtsZ, with the protein product MISSNNNLADIKVVGVGGGGVNAVNRMIEEGLKGVQFVAINTDSQALIFSDADTKLDIGREATRGLGAGANPEVGKTSAEDHKSEIEDALQGSDMVFVTAGEGGGTGTGAAPVVASIAKKMGALTVGVVTRPFKFEGARRTRQAMSGIEELREVCDTLIVIPNDRLMQLGGEELSIVEAFRAADEVLHNGVQGITNLITIPGMINVDFADVRSVMSDAGSALMGIGSARGDDRAMTAAEQAINSPLLESTMEGAKGVLLSIAGGSDLGLHEVNAAASMVEERADEDVNLIFGTIIDDTLGDEIRITIIATGFDAEANMAQAAAQQQPQQEQRKPGSLFDNRQREAAEPVTPAPAQPAAAQPVQDDYSPRHSYEPRAGQDRERYTPERPAEERRPESSGLFTNSDRFSREERRDDYRLSRPSQRRDDDGDDDLDVPSFMR